The Streptomyces sp. NBC_01197 genome window below encodes:
- a CDS encoding serine hydrolase produces MSGNAAGGDISRRRLGGGILALGGALALASLPLGPAAAAGVPAADPAGHGADAAVPGSGSDSGSNSGSGSGRTTLRRGTAGQAGLLPGQLRQLVSDARAFLGPSPTHPWYAGAVLLAGRGGTVALHEPIGHAVRYSAYDEKSDTGVEFPADQQIAADRDTLYDLASVSKLFTSLVAVQQIERGALELTAKVASYLPEFGAAGKADMTIRQLLTHTSGFRATLALYKEPTREGRLRMLWNEAPINAPGTAYLYSDLNLISMQLVLERITGRTLDVLVREGITAPLGMRRTRYNPPATWKPEIAATEDARPPWSGLDRGLVWGEVHDENAYSFGGVAGHAGVFSCAWDLAVLARTLLNGGAYGPARILRPDSVDLLFTDFNTAFPGDNHGLGFELYQHWYMGAMATPRTAGHTGFTGTSLVLDPTSDSFLIMLGNSVHPVRNWRTGSAPRVQAGNNLARAVPVRPAHGRTAWFSGMASSATATLTLPAVVPVSGRTRLGASVWWDSEPHADFLFLEASADAGAAWQPVPFSTTADGQGPKAHPAGSVDGWSGRVWHRLDADLAAWRGKEVRLRWRYTTDQLYVGRGAYVTGIVVGDGRRTVFDETRTADAARIEATGWVRSSD; encoded by the coding sequence ATGAGCGGCAACGCAGCGGGCGGGGACATCAGCCGGCGCCGGCTGGGCGGCGGAATCCTGGCCCTGGGAGGGGCGCTCGCCCTGGCCTCGCTCCCGCTGGGACCGGCCGCCGCGGCCGGGGTACCGGCTGCGGATCCGGCCGGGCACGGCGCGGACGCCGCCGTTCCGGGCTCCGGCTCCGACTCCGGCTCCAACTCGGGCTCCGGCTCCGGGCGTACGACCCTCCGGCGTGGTACCGCCGGACAGGCCGGTCTGCTGCCGGGCCAACTGCGGCAACTGGTCAGCGACGCCAGGGCGTTCCTCGGCCCCTCCCCCACCCACCCGTGGTACGCGGGCGCCGTTCTGCTCGCCGGGCGCGGCGGCACGGTGGCACTGCACGAGCCGATCGGACACGCGGTGCGCTACTCGGCGTACGACGAGAAGTCCGACACCGGTGTCGAGTTCCCCGCGGACCAGCAGATCGCGGCGGACCGGGACACCCTCTACGACCTGGCCTCCGTCTCCAAACTCTTCACGTCCCTCGTGGCGGTGCAGCAGATCGAACGGGGCGCGCTGGAGCTGACCGCGAAGGTCGCCTCGTACCTCCCCGAGTTCGGCGCGGCCGGCAAGGCGGACATGACGATCCGCCAGCTCCTCACGCACACGTCCGGCTTCCGCGCGACGCTGGCGCTGTACAAGGAGCCGACGCGGGAGGGGAGACTGCGGATGCTGTGGAACGAGGCGCCGATCAACGCCCCTGGAACCGCGTATCTCTACTCCGACCTCAACCTCATCTCGATGCAGCTGGTCCTGGAGCGGATCACCGGACGCACGCTCGACGTGCTGGTCCGTGAGGGGATCACCGCACCGCTCGGGATGCGGCGCACGCGCTACAACCCGCCCGCCACCTGGAAGCCCGAGATCGCAGCCACCGAGGACGCCAGGCCGCCCTGGTCGGGCCTCGACCGCGGGCTGGTCTGGGGTGAGGTGCACGACGAGAACGCCTACAGTTTCGGCGGGGTCGCCGGTCACGCCGGAGTCTTCTCCTGCGCCTGGGACCTGGCGGTCCTGGCCCGCACCCTGCTGAACGGCGGCGCGTACGGGCCCGCCCGCATCCTGCGGCCCGACTCCGTCGATCTGCTGTTCACCGATTTCAACACCGCGTTCCCCGGGGACAATCACGGTCTGGGCTTCGAGCTGTACCAGCACTGGTACATGGGCGCGATGGCCACTCCGCGCACCGCGGGCCACACCGGGTTCACCGGGACCAGCCTGGTGCTCGACCCGACCTCCGACTCGTTCCTGATCATGCTGGGCAACTCGGTCCACCCGGTGCGCAACTGGCGTACCGGGAGCGCGCCCCGGGTCCAGGCGGGCAACAACCTGGCGCGCGCGGTGCCGGTGCGGCCTGCGCACGGGCGTACGGCCTGGTTCTCCGGCATGGCGAGTTCGGCGACGGCCACCCTGACCCTGCCCGCCGTCGTCCCGGTCTCCGGACGGACGCGTCTCGGCGCCTCGGTGTGGTGGGACAGCGAGCCGCACGCCGACTTCCTGTTCCTGGAGGCGTCGGCGGACGCCGGTGCGGCCTGGCAGCCGGTGCCCTTCTCCACCACCGCCGACGGCCAGGGACCCAAGGCCCATCCGGCGGGCTCGGTGGACGGCTGGTCCGGGCGCGTCTGGCACCGGCTGGACGCGGATCTGGCAGCGTGGCGCGGCAAGGAAGTGCGGCTGCGCTGGCGTTACACGACCGATCAGCTGTACGTGGGCCGCGGGGCGTACGTCACCGGCATCGTGGTCGGGGACGGCCGCCGTACGGTCTTCGACGAGACCCGGACGGCCGACGCGGCCCGGATCGAGGCGACCGGCTGGGTGCGTTCCTCGGACTGA
- a CDS encoding NAD(P)H-dependent flavin oxidoreductase — METELSKKLGIEHAIFGFTPFPAVAAAITRAGGFGVLGAVRYTAPDELARDLDWMQEHTDGLPYGLDVVMPAKKVEGVTEAEVEAMIPQGHRRFVEETLAKHGVPEWPEGEPSGWRITGWMEQVARNQLDVAFDYPIKLLANALGSPPADVIERAHRHDVLVAALAGSAKHARRHAEAGIDIVVAQGYEAGGHTGDIASMVLTPDVVDAVSPLPVLAAGGIGSGEQIAAGIALGAQGVWLGSLWLTTTEAEMHSRALTRKLIEAGSGDTVRSRALTGKPARQLRTEWTDAWDDPAGPGTLPMPLQGLLVADAVSRIQKYEVAPLLGTPVGQIVGRMNSERGVQEVFDELTRGFERAVDRINRIAGRSH, encoded by the coding sequence ATGGAGACGGAGCTGAGCAAGAAACTGGGGATCGAGCACGCAATCTTCGGCTTCACGCCCTTTCCCGCCGTGGCCGCCGCCATCACCCGGGCCGGCGGATTCGGGGTACTCGGAGCGGTTCGCTACACCGCCCCCGACGAACTGGCGCGTGATCTCGACTGGATGCAGGAGCACACCGACGGACTGCCGTACGGCCTCGACGTCGTCATGCCCGCGAAAAAGGTGGAGGGGGTGACGGAGGCCGAGGTCGAGGCGATGATCCCGCAGGGACACCGCCGGTTCGTCGAGGAGACCCTCGCCAAACACGGAGTCCCCGAGTGGCCCGAGGGCGAACCATCCGGCTGGCGGATCACCGGGTGGATGGAACAGGTCGCCCGCAACCAGCTCGACGTCGCCTTCGACTATCCGATCAAACTGCTCGCCAACGCACTCGGCTCCCCGCCCGCCGACGTCATCGAACGCGCCCACCGCCACGACGTCCTGGTCGCGGCGCTGGCCGGCAGCGCCAAGCACGCCCGGCGCCATGCCGAGGCCGGTATCGACATCGTCGTCGCCCAGGGGTACGAGGCGGGCGGCCACACCGGGGACATCGCCTCCATGGTGCTCACCCCCGACGTGGTCGACGCCGTGTCACCGCTGCCGGTCCTGGCCGCCGGCGGGATCGGCAGCGGTGAGCAGATCGCCGCCGGTATCGCGCTCGGCGCCCAGGGCGTCTGGCTCGGCTCGCTCTGGCTCACCACCACCGAGGCCGAGATGCACTCGCGCGCCCTCACCCGGAAGCTCATCGAGGCGGGCTCCGGCGACACCGTGCGCTCCCGCGCGCTCACCGGCAAACCGGCCCGTCAGCTCCGTACCGAATGGACCGACGCCTGGGACGACCCCGCAGGACCCGGCACCCTCCCCATGCCCCTCCAGGGGCTGCTCGTCGCCGACGCGGTCTCCCGGATCCAGAAGTACGAGGTCGCCCCGCTGCTCGGCACCCCGGTGGGGCAGATCGTCGGCCGGATGAACTCCGAACGCGGTGTCCAGGAGGTATTCGACGAGCTGACCCGCGGTTTCGAGCGGGCCGTCGACCGGATCAACCGCATCGCAGGACGGAGTCACTGA
- a CDS encoding DUF4232 domain-containing protein, producing the protein MTTQLNRLPRRMAALLAVTALSLGAAACSSSSDDKASGGSSSAASSDGSTSGKGAAAGSDSSSSSASGNSGSGGTAAGSGTKAPESSSTGGGKGAASGSSAGSRCHTADLKAAFATGGDAVPDMKTENQTQASVAFTNISKRTCTLTGFPGVDMVGNQASDDTWSLARSSKPVTTIPLSPGGTTDFTITLGATTQTGSGTFQPGLVRITPPNEKGQFALKWPFGGAVTKQDGATHPATFVNPIGS; encoded by the coding sequence ATGACCACACAACTGAACCGACTGCCCCGCCGGATGGCCGCCCTCCTCGCCGTCACCGCGCTCAGCCTCGGCGCCGCCGCCTGTTCGTCGTCGTCTGACGACAAGGCCTCGGGGGGCTCCTCATCGGCCGCCTCGTCCGACGGCTCCACGTCGGGCAAGGGAGCGGCCGCCGGTTCGGACAGCTCCAGCAGCTCGGCTTCCGGTAATTCGGGCTCCGGCGGCACTGCGGCCGGCAGCGGAACGAAGGCCCCGGAGAGCTCCTCCACCGGCGGCGGGAAGGGAGCGGCGTCGGGCAGCTCCGCGGGATCGCGTTGCCACACCGCCGATCTCAAGGCGGCCTTCGCCACGGGCGGCGACGCCGTACCGGACATGAAGACCGAGAACCAGACACAGGCCTCGGTGGCATTCACCAACATCAGCAAGCGCACCTGCACGCTGACCGGCTTCCCCGGCGTCGACATGGTCGGCAACCAGGCGTCAGACGACACGTGGTCGCTGGCGCGCTCCTCGAAGCCGGTCACCACCATCCCGTTGTCGCCCGGAGGCACCACCGACTTCACCATCACGCTCGGCGCGACCACCCAGACGGGGTCGGGTACCTTCCAGCCCGGCCTGGTGCGGATCACCCCGCCCAACGAGAAGGGCCAGTTCGCGCTGAAGTGGCCGTTCGGAGGCGCTGTCACCAAGCAGGACGGCGCCACCCACCCGGCGACGTTCGTCAACCCGATCGGGTCCTGA
- a CDS encoding acyl-CoA synthetase, with the protein MAATDSGTPNGFWAQATADPGRTVVIAPDGEEWTAGRLHTAVNQLVHGLRAAGLERGDAFAVVLPNSVEFLTAYLAASQAGLYLVPVNHHFVGPEIAWIVSDSGAKVLIAHERFAEAATAAADEAGLPATQRYAVGAIPGFRPYGDLPGGQPGSVPDDRTLGWVMNYTSGTTGRPRGIRRPLSGKLPEETYLGGFLGIFGIRPFDGNVHLVCSPLYHTAVLQFAGAALHIGHPLVLMDKWTPEEMLRAIDAHGCTHTHMVPTQFHRLLALPDEVKERYDVTSMRHAIHGAAPCPDHVKRAMIEWWGRCVEEYYAASEGGGAFATAEDWLKKPGTVGKAWPISELAIHDDDGNRLPPGELGTVYMKMSTGGFSYHKDEAKTAKNRIGDFFTVGDLGLLDEDGYLFLRDRKIDMIISGGVNIYPAEIESALLTHPAVADAAAFGIPHSDWGEAVKAVIEPADGAEPGDALAAEILAHCESRLAGYKRPKSVDFIETMPRDPNGKLYKRRLREPYWEGHERAV; encoded by the coding sequence ATGGCAGCGACGGACAGCGGCACCCCCAACGGCTTCTGGGCCCAGGCCACCGCCGACCCCGGCCGCACGGTCGTGATCGCACCCGATGGCGAGGAGTGGACCGCCGGACGGCTGCACACGGCCGTCAACCAGCTGGTGCACGGGCTGCGCGCCGCAGGTCTGGAGCGCGGGGACGCCTTCGCGGTCGTCCTGCCGAACAGCGTCGAGTTCCTCACCGCGTATCTGGCCGCCTCGCAGGCCGGTCTCTATCTGGTCCCGGTCAACCACCACTTCGTCGGGCCTGAGATCGCCTGGATCGTCTCCGACTCCGGGGCCAAGGTCCTCATCGCCCATGAGCGGTTCGCCGAAGCGGCGACGGCGGCGGCGGACGAAGCCGGGCTCCCCGCCACCCAACGGTACGCGGTCGGCGCCATACCGGGCTTCCGTCCCTACGGCGATCTCCCCGGCGGGCAGCCCGGATCCGTACCGGATGACCGCACCCTCGGCTGGGTGATGAACTACACCTCGGGCACCACCGGACGGCCGCGCGGCATCCGCCGCCCGCTGTCCGGCAAGCTGCCGGAGGAGACCTACCTCGGCGGGTTCCTCGGGATCTTCGGGATCAGGCCCTTCGACGGCAACGTTCATCTCGTCTGCTCGCCGCTCTACCACACCGCCGTGCTCCAGTTCGCCGGCGCGGCCCTGCACATCGGCCACCCCCTGGTCCTGATGGACAAGTGGACGCCCGAGGAGATGCTGCGCGCGATCGACGCGCACGGTTGCACGCACACACATATGGTCCCGACCCAGTTCCACCGCCTCCTCGCCCTGCCCGACGAGGTCAAGGAGCGGTACGACGTCACTTCGATGCGCCATGCCATCCATGGCGCCGCGCCCTGCCCCGACCACGTCAAGCGGGCGATGATCGAGTGGTGGGGGCGCTGCGTCGAGGAGTACTACGCGGCCAGCGAGGGCGGCGGTGCCTTCGCCACGGCCGAGGACTGGCTGAAGAAGCCGGGCACCGTCGGCAAGGCCTGGCCCATCAGCGAACTCGCCATCCACGACGACGACGGCAACCGGCTGCCGCCCGGCGAACTCGGCACCGTCTACATGAAGATGTCCACCGGCGGCTTCAGCTACCACAAGGACGAGGCCAAAACGGCGAAGAACCGCATCGGCGACTTCTTCACCGTCGGAGACCTGGGCCTGCTCGACGAGGACGGCTACCTCTTCCTCCGCGACCGCAAGATCGACATGATCATCTCCGGCGGGGTCAACATCTACCCGGCCGAGATCGAGTCCGCCCTGCTCACCCACCCCGCGGTCGCCGACGCCGCCGCCTTCGGGATCCCGCACAGCGACTGGGGCGAAGCGGTCAAGGCCGTCATCGAACCGGCCGACGGCGCCGAGCCCGGCGACGCGCTCGCCGCCGAGATCCTCGCCCACTGCGAGTCCCGGCTGGCCGGGTACAAGCGCCCCAAGAGCGTCGACTTCATCGAGACGATGCCCCGCGACCCCAACGGCAAGCTCTACAAGCGGCGGTTGCGCGAACCGTACTGGGAAGGGCACGAGCGCGCCGTCTGA